A segment of the Candidatus Coatesbacteria bacterium genome:
GTCGCTGCGGCGGCGGACGCCGACGAGGAAGCGCTGCTGGAGAGAATCAACGAAGCCAACGCCCTGATCGACCAGGCCGCCCTCGATGATGACTACGAAACCTTGGCCTCGTTCTACACTGAGGACGTCGTCGTCCTGCCGAATAACGAGCCGCTGATCGTCGGTCGCGACGCCTTCATCGAGAACGAAAAGGCCGCCCGGGAGGCGGGTTTCGCCGTCGTCTCGATCGAGTCGACGATCGCCCGGGTGTTCAGCGCCGGTCCTCTCATCCACGAGATCGGGACGTACGAAGTGACCCTTCAGGTTCCCG
Coding sequences within it:
- a CDS encoding DUF4440 domain-containing protein, which translates into the protein MPRNTTVLVLMAAVCAATPVAAAADADEEALLERINEANALIDQAALDDDYETLASFYTEDVVVLPNNEPLIVGRDAFIENEKAAREAGFAVVSIESTIARVFSAGPLIHEIGTYEVTLQVPGPPYPITDTGKYLVIWEIQPDDTLKIKLEMWNNDRMPDY